In Archangium violaceum, the following are encoded in one genomic region:
- a CDS encoding carbohydrate porin, with product MRSLATALTLLSAGTASADSLSDRLSFSMYGRVGVAWAPSSGDYIQGKSLNLTGNSLGGRLEEGDYLEPTIRVHLLKPTAEELAVNKDSPYATAVITPAMWANNGLFIALTSNRGAQTLTFELGEAYLEAGHILTPGLKFWAGARYYRGTNVYLADTFYFNNLSSQGAGVQYGGLDVAVLLQTSVNGSQYNFDSNGDGILDIRRQRTLLVGQYKHQFTSGHYAQVLGELHALPETKARLPSDSTVLPSDLGWVAGIKGYLNLGNDSFNELSVRYGSRIANGGSAGSQSWVTFGAPAANGKYGNARSLEVVEHILYNVNPLLSLNGYGILHYGQGASGAATDKFMDFSVGAQSTVYLHKNFHLMNEASFQGVRDGSDPLNTATKLSLVPTLVPNGQSSPFARPHLRLFYTIAFYNQQAVDKLHSPYLQTVGSSSIGHFLGARVEWWI from the coding sequence ATGCGCTCGCTGGCGACCGCCCTGACTCTCCTGTCCGCTGGCACGGCCAGCGCGGACTCGCTGTCGGATCGGCTGAGCTTCTCGATGTACGGCCGCGTTGGCGTGGCCTGGGCCCCCTCCTCCGGTGATTACATCCAGGGCAAGTCGTTGAACCTCACGGGCAACTCCCTGGGTGGCCGCCTCGAGGAGGGCGACTATCTGGAGCCCACCATCAGGGTCCACCTTCTCAAGCCCACCGCGGAGGAGCTGGCGGTCAACAAAGACTCCCCCTACGCCACCGCGGTCATCACCCCGGCGATGTGGGCCAACAACGGCCTGTTCATCGCCCTCACCAGCAACCGGGGCGCCCAGACGCTGACCTTCGAGCTGGGTGAGGCCTACCTCGAGGCGGGCCACATCCTCACCCCGGGCCTGAAGTTCTGGGCCGGAGCCCGCTACTACCGCGGCACCAACGTGTACCTGGCGGATACCTTCTACTTCAACAACCTCTCCTCGCAGGGCGCGGGCGTCCAGTACGGCGGGCTGGACGTGGCGGTGCTGCTGCAGACGTCCGTCAACGGCTCGCAGTACAACTTCGACTCCAACGGTGACGGCATCCTGGACATCCGTCGTCAGCGCACCCTCCTGGTGGGCCAGTACAAGCACCAGTTCACGTCCGGTCACTACGCCCAGGTGCTCGGCGAGCTGCACGCGCTGCCGGAGACGAAGGCGCGGCTCCCGTCGGACTCCACCGTGCTGCCCTCCGACCTCGGCTGGGTGGCGGGCATCAAGGGCTACCTGAACCTCGGCAACGACAGCTTCAACGAGCTCTCGGTGCGCTACGGCAGCCGCATCGCCAACGGCGGCTCGGCTGGCTCCCAGTCCTGGGTGACCTTCGGCGCCCCGGCCGCCAACGGCAAGTACGGCAACGCGCGCAGCCTCGAGGTGGTGGAGCACATCCTCTACAACGTCAATCCCCTCCTGAGCCTCAACGGGTACGGCATCCTCCACTACGGCCAGGGCGCGAGCGGCGCGGCGACGGACAAGTTCATGGACTTCTCCGTGGGCGCCCAGAGCACCGTGTACCTGCACAAGAACTTCCACCTCATGAACGAGGCCAGCTTCCAGGGCGTGCGCGATGGCAGCGACCCGCTCAACACCGCCACCAAGCTGTCGCTCGTGCCGACCCTCGTGCCCAACGGGCAGAGCAGCCCCTTCGCCCGGCCGCACCTGCGCCTGTTCTACACCATCGCCTTCTACAACCAGCAGGCGGTGGACAAGCTCCACTCGCCCTACCTCCAGACCGTCGGCTCCAGCTCCATCGGCCACTTCCTCGGCGCTCGCGTCGAGTGGTGGATCTGA